A region of Selenomonadales bacterium 4137-cl DNA encodes the following proteins:
- the clpB gene encoding ATP-dependent chaperone ClpB, producing the protein MDQDRFTQKATAAIQEAQQLAAVSYHQELTTRHLLLALVKDNEGIIAYILAQLNVRLQDFRAKLEQLLKSVPAVKGQDGALRMNTAMVRVLALAQKQAAAMKDDYVSVEHLLLAVAEDGDSDVVAACRDFGLNRSRILEVINGFRAGKQVTSDNPEESMQALAKYGRDLTDLARQGKLDPVIGRDEEIRRVVEILSRRTKNNPVLIGEPGVGKTAIVEGLARRVVAGDVPEGLKNKVVYSLDLGAMVAGAKYRGEFEERLKNVLGEIKKAEGNIILFIDELHTVVGAGAAEGAMDAGNILKPMLARGELHCIGATTLNEYRKHIEKDAALERRFQPIFVEQPSVEDTISILRGLRERYEVHHGVRIKDAALVAAATLSDRYIADRFLPDKAIDLVDEAAAKLRTEIDSMPGELDEASRRVLQLEIEEQALKKESDPASQEKLVRIREELANLKQQADSLKAQWQMEKQGIMRLRNLKKEIEAVRAEMETAERDYDLNKLAELKYGKLPELEKRLKSEESLLAEKRSHKVMLKEEVDEDDIAKIVSRWTGVPVTRLLSGEREKLSRLEEVLHERVVGQDAAVTAISEAIIRARAGIKDPNRPIGSFIFLGPTGVGKTELAKTLAGVLFDDERSMIRIDMSEYMEKHSVSRLVGAPPGYVGYDEGGQLTEAVRRRPYSVILLDEVEKAHNDVFNILLQILDDGRLTDGKGRTVDFKNTVVIMTSNIGSHEILNSDFAVAKERVLDMMRSHFRPEFLNRIDDIVVFKALTREQVAEIAALLLKNLGARVKKQLNISLAWDNDVPALLAREGYDPNYGARPLKRLIGRLVETELSKKIVKGEVPEGSHVELTVADGKIGIEVSSEPEMV; encoded by the coding sequence ATGGATCAGGACAGATTCACCCAGAAAGCGACGGCAGCCATTCAGGAGGCTCAGCAGCTTGCCGCCGTAAGCTACCATCAGGAACTGACCACCCGCCATCTGCTGTTGGCGCTGGTGAAGGACAACGAAGGTATAATAGCCTATATTCTCGCCCAACTGAATGTCAGGCTTCAGGATTTCCGGGCCAAGCTTGAACAATTGTTAAAGAGCGTGCCGGCGGTGAAAGGCCAGGACGGCGCGCTCAGGATGAACACCGCCATGGTCCGGGTGCTGGCGCTGGCCCAGAAGCAGGCTGCGGCGATGAAGGACGATTATGTGAGCGTCGAGCATCTGCTGTTGGCGGTCGCCGAAGACGGCGACAGCGATGTGGTCGCCGCCTGCCGGGACTTCGGCCTGAACCGCAGCCGCATTCTCGAGGTGATCAACGGCTTCCGCGCCGGCAAGCAGGTAACGTCGGACAACCCGGAGGAAAGCATGCAGGCGCTGGCCAAGTATGGCCGGGATCTTACCGATCTGGCCCGGCAGGGCAAGCTTGATCCGGTGATCGGGCGGGACGAGGAGATTCGCCGGGTGGTGGAGATCCTGTCGCGCCGGACAAAAAACAACCCGGTGCTTATCGGCGAGCCGGGCGTGGGCAAGACGGCCATCGTCGAGGGGCTGGCCCGCCGGGTCGTAGCCGGCGACGTGCCGGAAGGGCTGAAGAATAAAGTCGTCTACTCCCTCGACCTGGGAGCGATGGTCGCCGGGGCGAAGTACCGGGGCGAATTCGAAGAACGCCTGAAGAATGTCTTGGGAGAAATCAAGAAAGCCGAAGGCAATATCATCCTCTTTATCGACGAATTGCACACCGTTGTCGGGGCGGGAGCGGCCGAGGGCGCGATGGACGCGGGCAATATCCTCAAACCGATGCTGGCGCGCGGCGAACTGCACTGCATTGGCGCCACCACTCTGAACGAATACCGCAAGCATATCGAGAAAGACGCCGCACTGGAACGCCGCTTCCAGCCTATTTTCGTCGAACAGCCGAGCGTGGAGGATACGATTTCAATCTTGCGGGGCCTGAGGGAGCGGTATGAGGTGCACCACGGCGTCAGAATCAAGGACGCCGCCCTGGTGGCCGCCGCGACGCTTTCCGACCGCTACATCGCCGACCGTTTCCTGCCGGACAAGGCCATCGACCTGGTGGACGAGGCGGCGGCCAAGCTGCGCACCGAGATCGATTCCATGCCCGGAGAACTGGACGAAGCCTCGCGGCGCGTTCTGCAGCTTGAGATCGAGGAACAGGCCCTCAAAAAAGAGAGCGATCCCGCGTCCCAGGAAAAACTGGTTCGCATCCGCGAAGAACTGGCGAACCTCAAGCAGCAGGCCGATTCGTTGAAGGCCCAGTGGCAGATGGAGAAGCAGGGCATAATGCGCCTGCGCAACCTGAAGAAGGAAATCGAGGCGGTCCGCGCCGAGATGGAAACAGCGGAAAGAGACTACGATCTCAACAAGCTGGCGGAGTTAAAGTACGGCAAACTGCCGGAGCTGGAAAAGCGCCTCAAAAGCGAGGAAAGCCTGCTGGCCGAAAAGCGGTCGCATAAGGTGATGCTGAAGGAAGAAGTGGATGAGGACGACATCGCCAAGATTGTCAGCCGCTGGACGGGCGTTCCCGTAACCCGGCTGCTGAGCGGCGAGCGGGAAAAGCTCAGCCGCCTCGAGGAGGTGCTCCACGAGCGGGTTGTTGGGCAAGACGCGGCCGTTACCGCCATCAGCGAGGCCATTATCCGCGCCCGGGCAGGCATCAAGGACCCCAACCGTCCCATCGGCTCGTTCATCTTCCTGGGGCCGACCGGGGTCGGCAAGACGGAGCTGGCGAAAACGCTGGCCGGGGTGCTGTTCGACGACGAACGCAGCATGATCAGAATCGACATGAGCGAATACATGGAGAAGCATTCCGTTTCCCGTCTGGTCGGCGCGCCGCCCGGCTATGTGGGTTACGACGAGGGCGGCCAGCTCACCGAGGCCGTGCGTCGCCGCCCGTACAGCGTCATTCTGCTCGACGAAGTCGAAAAGGCTCATAACGATGTGTTCAATATTCTGCTGCAGATCCTCGACGACGGCCGCCTTACCGACGGCAAGGGCCGGACGGTAGATTTCAAGAACACGGTCGTAATTATGACCTCCAACATCGGTTCGCATGAGATATTGAACAGCGATTTCGCCGTGGCGAAAGAGCGCGTGCTCGATATGATGAGGAGCCATTTCCGCCCGGAATTTCTCAACCGTATCGACGATATCGTCGTGTTCAAAGCCCTCACCCGCGAGCAGGTGGCGGAGATCGCCGCCCTGTTGCTCAAGAACCTCGGCGCCCGGGTCAAAAAGCAACTGAACATCAGTCTCGCCTGGGACAACGATGTGCCGGCTTTACTGGCCAGGGAGGGGTATGACCCGAACTACGGGGCACGGCCGCTGAAACGGCTTATCGGCCGGCTTGTCGAAACCGAGCTGAGCAAAAAAATCGTCAAGGGCGAGGTGCCGGAAGGCAGCCATGTGGAGCTGACCGTTGCCGATGGCAAGATCGGTATCGAGGTTTCGTCGGAGCCGGAGATGGTTTGA
- a CDS encoding DUF5664 domain-containing protein has protein sequence MDIKDSGNRTKFDTGAVRDFHAGKGRYDLLPWDAIHELAIHCEQGAKKYGERNCEKGIPIHSLIDSAVRHLSCYLRGMKDEPHLRAALWNVAFAIWMEKNRPDMQDIPVRMPPGDNNNND, from the coding sequence ATGGACATTAAAGACAGCGGCAACAGAACAAAATTCGACACCGGAGCGGTCAGGGACTTCCACGCAGGAAAAGGGCGGTATGATCTGCTCCCGTGGGACGCGATCCACGAACTGGCTATCCATTGTGAACAAGGCGCGAAAAAATACGGCGAGCGCAACTGCGAAAAAGGCATTCCGATCCATTCCTTGATCGACAGCGCCGTCAGGCACTTGTCCTGCTACCTGAGAGGGATGAAAGACGAGCCGCATTTGCGGGCAGCGCTTTGGAACGTCGCCTTCGCCATCTGGATGGAGAAAAACCGGCCCGATATGCAGGACATACCTGTCCGGATGCCCCCGGGCGACAATAACAATAACGACTGA
- a CDS encoding ATP-binding protein yields MGYGLQDLRDAVRTLRSIVAGVGEEGIKALEDEELQAYKDLLLLLSREGCCRAGAGEPQASRKRSIIGQISSLARLGPWEYRPDSDLFEFNDDFYAIYGTTMAREGRYMASGEYVREFVHPDDARLVLEIFAESSKGRRPGTCEHRIIRRDGAVRTIRVWAVEQWDLGCETARTFGVNQDVTEYKIMEEELRASREQLSVAAKLAHLGPWVYDQQKGLFEFRDEFYAVYGTTMAREGRFMAPEIYVREFVHPEDAEMVRAVIADSTSQGPSIIEHRVVRRDGEVRAIRVWRGVMNRDADGNLEKIFGGNQDITERIIAENHLRESEERQKATLNALPDMLLRMDAAGRLFDYRVPEHFAGYLIAADKYKTVDDMLPAHLAQLVRELVLSSLLLGKTKMANYSGQSEDTVCSLEIRTATINKVQALVIIRDQTELYRAQREVQRLDSLNLIGEMAASIGHEVRNPLTTVRGYLQFLSGKEQFENQRGMFQVMIDELDRTNAIISEFLALAKNKAVKLERININTIISAIYPLLEVDAAAGDKTMRLELTPDLPDTRVDVSEFRQLLINLVRNGLEAMEDKGCLTIATARDGKDVVLSVRDEGAGIPVSMIAKIGTPFTTTKENGTGLGLSVCYSIAARHGAAIDFTTGVGGTEFVVRFKGV; encoded by the coding sequence TTGGGGTACGGGCTGCAAGATCTGAGGGACGCTGTACGGACACTGCGCAGTATCGTCGCAGGGGTGGGCGAAGAGGGAATAAAGGCGCTCGAGGATGAAGAGCTGCAGGCTTACAAAGATTTGCTGCTGCTGTTGAGCAGGGAGGGCTGCTGCCGGGCGGGGGCGGGAGAACCGCAGGCTTCCCGGAAGCGGAGCATCATCGGACAAATATCGTCGTTGGCCCGGCTGGGACCGTGGGAGTACAGGCCTGACAGCGATTTGTTCGAGTTCAACGACGATTTCTACGCAATCTACGGTACGACGATGGCCAGGGAAGGGCGTTACATGGCGTCGGGAGAGTATGTCAGGGAGTTTGTCCATCCGGACGATGCGCGGCTGGTGCTGGAAATATTCGCAGAATCGAGCAAAGGAAGAAGACCGGGAACGTGCGAGCACCGCATTATTCGCCGTGACGGGGCGGTGCGCACTATAAGGGTGTGGGCGGTCGAGCAATGGGACTTGGGGTGCGAGACGGCCAGGACCTTTGGGGTAAATCAGGATGTCACCGAATACAAAATCATGGAGGAAGAGCTCCGCGCCAGCCGGGAACAGTTGTCCGTGGCGGCGAAGCTGGCCCACCTCGGCCCTTGGGTATATGATCAACAAAAGGGCCTTTTCGAATTCCGCGACGAGTTTTACGCCGTCTACGGGACGACGATGGCCAGAGAGGGGCGTTTTATGGCCCCGGAGATTTATGTGCGCGAGTTCGTCCACCCGGAGGATGCGGAAATGGTGCGGGCAGTGATCGCCGATTCCACCAGCCAAGGCCCCAGTATTATCGAACACCGCGTTGTCCGCCGGGACGGGGAAGTCCGGGCAATCAGGGTGTGGCGGGGAGTTATGAACCGGGATGCCGACGGCAACCTGGAAAAGATTTTCGGCGGCAACCAGGACATTACGGAGCGGATTATTGCGGAAAACCACCTGCGGGAGAGCGAGGAGCGCCAGAAGGCTACCCTGAACGCCCTGCCGGATATGCTGCTCCGGATGGATGCCGCGGGAAGGCTGTTCGATTACCGGGTGCCCGAGCACTTCGCCGGCTACCTGATAGCGGCGGATAAGTATAAAACGGTGGACGATATGCTCCCCGCCCATCTCGCCCAGTTGGTCAGGGAACTGGTTCTTTCATCGTTGCTGCTGGGGAAAACCAAGATGGCGAACTATTCCGGGCAGAGCGAGGATACGGTATGTTCCCTGGAGATCCGGACGGCGACGATCAACAAAGTCCAGGCTCTGGTCATCATCCGCGACCAGACGGAGCTTTACCGGGCGCAGCGGGAGGTCCAGCGCCTCGACAGCCTGAACCTGATCGGCGAAATGGCCGCCAGCATCGGTCATGAGGTAAGGAACCCGCTGACTACCGTGCGCGGCTACCTCCAGTTTCTTTCGGGCAAAGAGCAGTTTGAAAACCAGCGCGGGATGTTCCAGGTGATGATCGACGAGCTAGACCGGACCAACGCGATTATTTCCGAGTTCTTGGCGCTCGCAAAAAACAAAGCCGTGAAATTGGAAAGGATAAATATCAATACGATTATTTCTGCAATCTACCCGCTGCTTGAAGTCGACGCGGCGGCGGGGGACAAAACCATGCGTCTTGAGCTGACTCCCGACCTGCCGGATACCCGCGTGGATGTAAGCGAGTTCAGGCAGTTGCTCATCAACCTGGTGCGCAACGGGCTCGAAGCGATGGAGGATAAGGGCTGTCTGACGATCGCAACAGCGAGGGACGGTAAAGATGTCGTATTATCCGTCCGCGACGAAGGGGCGGGAATCCCGGTCAGCATGATCGCCAAAATCGGTACGCCGTTTACGACCACCAAGGAAAACGGTACGGGTCTGGGTCTGTCGGTCTGCTACAGTATCGCCGCGCGGCACGGTGCGGCGATAGATTTTACTACCGGTGTGGGCGGTACCGAGTTCGTGGTCCGCTTTAAAGGCGTCTGA